One Xyrauchen texanus isolate HMW12.3.18 chromosome 34, RBS_HiC_50CHRs, whole genome shotgun sequence genomic window carries:
- the ddias gene encoding uncharacterized protein ddias, which translates to MSNTRALVSCTILSLQDSCFVYPCCKGCLSRLSQESNKRATCVRCGFTCDLQNVDYRYRLSFKVSKNQDIFGVTVFGGCLNPFFGITAGDLHRFIDLEKPNGTYTIQQLLIKAVEDCFIGRCIVFGLKVSYTDAKSQWADNHTSSLALTSRQLVACQIISPSQTLIGSTVIGYLKNLLQVNLHSRHSESAKNIYLSQQKDLQISQGSELYSFDYSLPSCAKLNSQLSSGGFTPSCTWKSPGLCFISEELNNDSLQQFSKYDLNTVSPQNEDTRTCKCSLEFLTDNCLWSNQSHVDQLKHVYGVPDGLKDETQNSNGISSTSSSNMFELSAHASSSAVCDPVYPLGTKSYENYSKRATSDHCLVSAISGQEYDASLFSHFGQNICIDFEDAPLSDSLDDFISVEFPISEIIDSNELRLANMHSLGKTDQIIQDLNRHTLIKHSMETNHIPKTIQIPLCGETSMSSPMCNENNIRWKENIENKCPENLEIENKANNLPNVLCTPNSSCRKRKKIICSELNMPFSPDVVSSIHPPNRNDFTLQRKRLTKSRLSVACCPLNHEEGKYFRHRAQTEVHSVNCKVKQKQSMFDEHGDKYNWSADLFASCQSTDMDCSDVSEMSKVNKPKNVSASEPGVSGFLFFSPCLQSTPVSYYGPSLRQKTGQSQKPLHSRELNLEFKSSITDLRETCENTQSIPKVTLSELDQLKVFGSRESLPGESDMQYASCSSSANVNEWSRDLFEN; encoded by the exons GACTCTTGTTTCGTATACCCATGCTGCAAAGGCTGTCTGTCCAGGTTATCTCAGGAATCCAATAAAAG GGCTACATGTGTTAGGTGTGGATTTACATGTGACTTGCAAAACGTAGACTACAGATACAGGCTGTCTTTTAAAGTgtccaaaaaccaggatatatttGGTGTGACAGTATTCGGTGGCTGTTTAAATCCCTTCTTTGGTATTACTGCAGGTGATCTTCACAG ATTTATTGATTTGGAGAAACCTAATGGTACATATACTATTCAACAACTGCTTATCAAAGCTGTAGAGGACTGCTTCATAGGAAGATGTATAGTTTTTGGGTTAAAG GTTTCTTATACTGATGCCAAATCTCAGTGGGCAGATAACCACACTTCTTCGCTGGCTTTGACATCTAGACAGTTAGTGGCCTGTCAAATAATTTCTCCAAGTCAGACTTTGATTGGATCCACTGTAATTGGTTATTTAAAAAACCTTTTGCAAGTAAATTTACATTCTCGCCATTCCGAATCTGccaaaaatatctatctatcgcAACAGAAAGACTTACAAATTTCACAAGGAAGTGAACTATATAGCTTTGATTATAGTCTGCCATCATGTGCAAAGTTGAATTCTCAACTCAGCAGTGGAGGATTCACACCCTCATGCACATGGAAATCACCTGGATTATGTTTCATCTCGGAAGAATTAAATAACGACTCATTACAACAGTTCAGCAAATATGATCTTAATACTGTTTCACCACAGAATGAAGACACAAGAACATGTAAATGCAGTCTGGAATTTTTAACTGACAATTGTTTGTGGTCAAATCAAAGCCATGTTGATCAATTGAAACATGTTTATGGTGTACCGGATGGACTGAAAGATGAAACACAGAACAGTAATGGAATATCTTCTACCTCAAGCTCGAATATGTTTGAATTATCAGCACATGCCAGTAGTTCTGCTGTATGTGACCCTGTATATCCTTTGGGGACCAAGTCCTATGAAAATTATTCCAAAAGAGCTACATCTGACCACTGCCTAGTAAGTGCTATATCTGGGCAGGAATATGATGCATCACTTTTCAGTCATTTTGGTCAAAATATATGTATTGATTTTGAGGATGCACCTTTATCTGATAGCTTAGATGATTTTATCAGTGTTGAATTTCCAATATCAGAGATAATTGACTCTAATGAGCTAAGGCTTGCAAATATGCACAGTTTAGGTAAAACAGATCAAATAATTCAGGACCTAAACAGACACACTCTAATTAAACATTCCATGGAGACAAACCATATCCCAAAGACCATACAAATTCCTCTTTGTGGTGAAACATCTATGTCCTCACCAATGTGCAATGAGAACAACATACGCTGGAAAGAgaacattgaaaataaatgcccAGAAAATCTTGAAATTGAGAACAAAGCTAACAATCTTCCTAATGTTCTGTGCACACCCAATTCTTCATGTCGAAAAAGGAAAAAGATTATCTGCTCAGAATTAAATATGCCTTTTAGTCCTGACGTTGTGAGCTCAATACATCCCCCTAACAGAAATGATTTCactttacaaagaaaaagatTAACCAAGAGCAGGCTCTCTGTGGCTTGTTGTCCACTAAACCATGAAGAGGGCAAATATTTCAGGCACCGTGCACAAACTGAGGTCCATTCTGTAAATTGCAAAGTCAAGCAGAAACAGAGCATGTTTGATGAGCATGGGGATAAGTACAATTGGTCTGCCGACTTGTTTGCCTCTTGTCAAAGCACGGACATGGACTGTTCGGATGTGTCAGAGATGTCTAAAGTAAACAAACCAAAGAATGTCAGTGCatcagagcctggagtttcaggCTTCTTGTTTTTTTCGCCATGTTTGCAATCCACCCCAGTGTCTTATTATGGGCCCTCACTTAGACAGAAGACTGGACAAAGCCAAAAACCTTTACACTCCAGAGAACTTAATCTTGAGTTTAAAAGTAGCATCACAGATCTGagagaaacatgtgaaaacacaCAGAGCATACCCAAGGTCACATTGTCTGAGTTGGATCAGTTGAAGGTTTTTGGCTCTAGAGAAAGTTTACCAGGCGAGTCTGACATGCAGTATGCAAGTTGTAGTTCATCtgcaaatgtaaatgaatggtccAGAGATCTTtttgaaaattaa